The Cupriavidus nantongensis genome has a segment encoding these proteins:
- a CDS encoding HlyD family efflux transporter periplasmic adaptor subunit yields the protein MRIGGEPTGPRYLLWVIVAALTLFLLWAALAGLDEVAIGEGRVTPASKGQIIQSLEGGILAELAVREGDVVEAGQQLATLDPVQARASMEETLERIAALQARAARLHAEMNDAANVAFPAELAGNAAVVDRERQLFTANRRAFRENVGNLREQLRLAENELQIAIPLLRTGATNEVEVLRLRQKVAEFSTKLAATQSEYYVALKADYATTMADLGPLLKVREGRADQLRRTAINSPARGIVKDIRVSTIGGVVGPGGVLMEIVPLGDQLLIEARLSPRDIAFIHPAQPATVKITAFEPSIYGTLPARVDRISPDTIEDQVDKRIYYYRVYVLTDHAYLETSDGKRHPILPGMVATAEIRTGRRTVLDYLLKPLRRAAEALRER from the coding sequence ATGCGCATCGGCGGCGAGCCTACCGGCCCGCGCTACCTGCTGTGGGTGATCGTGGCGGCGCTGACGCTGTTCCTGCTATGGGCGGCGCTGGCCGGACTCGATGAAGTGGCGATCGGCGAGGGCCGGGTCACGCCGGCGTCCAAGGGCCAGATCATCCAGAGCCTGGAGGGCGGCATCCTGGCCGAGCTGGCGGTGCGCGAAGGCGACGTGGTCGAAGCCGGACAGCAGCTGGCCACGCTCGACCCGGTGCAGGCGCGCGCTTCGATGGAGGAGACGCTGGAGCGGATCGCGGCGCTGCAGGCGCGCGCGGCGCGGCTGCACGCGGAAATGAACGATGCCGCCAATGTGGCCTTCCCGGCCGAACTGGCCGGCAACGCCGCGGTGGTCGACCGCGAGCGCCAGCTCTTCACCGCCAACCGTCGTGCCTTCCGCGAGAATGTCGGCAACCTGCGCGAGCAGCTGCGGCTGGCCGAAAACGAGCTGCAGATCGCCATCCCGCTGCTGCGCACCGGCGCCACCAATGAAGTCGAGGTGCTGCGGCTGCGGCAAAAGGTGGCCGAGTTCTCGACCAAGCTTGCCGCCACGCAGAGCGAATACTACGTGGCGCTGAAGGCCGACTACGCCACCACCATGGCCGACCTGGGCCCGCTGCTGAAGGTGCGCGAAGGCCGTGCCGACCAGTTGCGGCGCACCGCCATCAACTCGCCGGCGCGCGGCATCGTCAAGGACATCCGCGTCTCCACCATCGGCGGCGTGGTCGGCCCCGGCGGCGTGCTGATGGAAATCGTGCCGCTGGGCGACCAGTTGCTGATCGAGGCGCGGCTGAGCCCGCGCGACATCGCCTTCATCCACCCGGCGCAGCCAGCCACGGTCAAGATCACGGCGTTCGAGCCGTCGATCTACGGCACGCTGCCGGCCCGCGTCGACCGGATCTCGCCCGACACCATCGAAGACCAGGTCGACAAGCGCATCTACTACTACCGTGTCTACGTGCTGACCGACCACGCCTACCTGGAAACCAGCGACGGCAAGCGCCACCCGATCCTGCCCGGCATGGTCGCCACGGCCGAGATACGCACCGGCCGCCGCACCGTGCTGGATTACCTGCTCAAGCCGCTGCGCCGCGCCGCCGAGGCCTTGCGCGAGCGCTAA
- the copD gene encoding copper homeostasis membrane protein CopD has translation MAQPEWLAAGLRLALYLDLALVFGLPLFCLYALQRDERSGSFARRCRALALGGAGVGIALSLLALVEMARAMTGASDYAALQAHVLAMIVTGTDFGVAWCVRVAALLLFVLAGMNLRRLHRLRAPCAVLAAYGGVALATLAWGGHGAMHDGAVRYLHLASDVTHLLAAGAWVGALAAFLLLAWPGSTPHGEALALLSRSANGFARIGTRIVALLVITGVLNYWLIVGPVLPEFAPMSYGGLLAAKLALFATMLGLAAANRFALAPRLEAAARMGEPGPALQAVRALRRSLLLEAGTAALVLALVAVLGMQSPTPA, from the coding sequence TTGGCGCAGCCGGAATGGCTGGCCGCCGGGCTGCGCCTGGCGCTTTATCTCGACCTCGCGCTGGTGTTCGGGCTGCCGCTGTTCTGCCTCTACGCGCTGCAACGGGACGAACGCAGCGGCAGCTTCGCGCGCCGTTGCCGGGCGCTGGCGCTGGGTGGCGCCGGCGTGGGCATTGCGCTGTCGCTGCTGGCCCTGGTCGAGATGGCGCGCGCCATGACGGGCGCGTCGGACTATGCCGCCCTGCAGGCCCATGTGCTGGCGATGATCGTGACCGGCACCGATTTCGGCGTGGCCTGGTGCGTGCGTGTGGCGGCGCTGCTGCTGTTCGTGCTGGCCGGCATGAACCTGCGCCGCCTGCACCGCTTGCGCGCGCCCTGCGCCGTGCTGGCCGCGTATGGCGGCGTGGCGCTGGCAACGCTGGCGTGGGGCGGGCATGGCGCGATGCACGACGGCGCGGTGCGCTACCTGCACCTGGCGTCGGACGTGACCCACCTGTTGGCCGCGGGCGCATGGGTGGGGGCACTGGCGGCGTTCCTGCTGCTGGCGTGGCCCGGGTCGACGCCGCACGGCGAGGCTCTTGCACTGCTGAGCCGCAGCGCCAACGGCTTCGCGCGCATCGGTACCCGCATCGTGGCCCTGCTGGTGATTACCGGCGTGCTCAACTACTGGCTGATCGTCGGACCGGTGCTGCCGGAGTTTGCGCCGATGTCCTACGGCGGGCTGCTGGCGGCCAAGCTTGCGCTGTTTGCCACCATGCTGGGTCTGGCGGCGGCGAACCGGTTTGCGCTGGCGCCGCGGCTGGAAGCGGCCGCCCGCATGGGCGAGCCGGGCCCGGCGCTGCAGGCGGTCCGGGCACTGCGGCGCAGCCTGCTGCTCGAAGCCGGCACCGCCGCGCTGGTGCTGGCGCTGGTGGCGGTGCTGGGCATGCAGTCGCCGACGCCGGCATGA
- the copC gene encoding copper homeostasis periplasmic binding protein CopC, with amino-acid sequence MHANRPLIHAMIAATAALASSLAFAHPKLEASTPADKAAVPAPQKIELRFSENLVTQFSGANLVMTGMPGMANHAPMKMAVKVSGSDDPKTMVITPTQPLPPGSYRVDWRAVSSDTHPVNGNVTFTVK; translated from the coding sequence ATGCATGCCAATCGCCCCCTGATCCACGCCATGATTGCGGCCACTGCCGCGCTGGCCAGCAGCCTTGCCTTCGCGCACCCGAAGCTGGAAGCGTCGACGCCAGCCGACAAGGCCGCGGTGCCCGCGCCGCAGAAGATCGAGCTGCGCTTCTCCGAGAATCTCGTCACCCAATTTTCCGGCGCCAACCTGGTGATGACCGGCATGCCGGGCATGGCCAACCATGCGCCGATGAAGATGGCCGTGAAGGTCTCGGGCAGCGATGACCCCAAGACCATGGTCATCACCCCTACGCAGCCGCTGCCGCCGGGCAGCTACCGGGTGGACTGGCGCGCGGTCTCTTCCGACACCCATCCCGTCAACGGCAACGTCACCTTCACGGTGAAGTAA
- a CDS encoding copper resistance protein B, giving the protein MKQAELSIVMPGYKKTLLAAALALGAMGAAFAQDPHAGHAHGHGQQAAPAAPAAMQGMDHSQMQGMDHGQVQVMDQPEIQTMDGANAPPQEAAPAMDHGDMKMQGGSAPPDARDPHAYSGGYQLGVGQYALGDKRQLVMADEHLFASVLVDRLEWAHANGHNAAAYEAQAWFGNSFDKLVIKAEGEASKGKLHEARTELLWGHAVASYWDTQLGLRNDAGSGRPARNWLAFGVQGLAPYWFEVDATAYVGTSGRTALRLSAEYELLLTQRLILQPRIEANLYGKNDPEVGIGSGLSNGTVGLRLRYEFSRQFAPYIGVERYQTFGNTADMIRTAGGKSGETRFVAGVRVWF; this is encoded by the coding sequence ATGAAGCAAGCCGAACTCTCGATTGTTATGCCCGGATACAAGAAGACGCTGCTGGCCGCGGCGCTGGCGCTGGGCGCCATGGGCGCAGCCTTTGCGCAGGACCCGCATGCCGGCCATGCGCACGGCCATGGTCAACAGGCCGCGCCTGCCGCGCCTGCCGCAATGCAAGGCATGGACCATAGCCAGATGCAGGGCATGGACCACGGCCAGGTGCAAGTCATGGACCAGCCGGAGATCCAGACCATGGACGGCGCCAACGCGCCGCCGCAAGAGGCGGCCCCGGCCATGGACCATGGCGACATGAAAATGCAGGGCGGCAGCGCTCCGCCCGACGCGCGCGATCCGCATGCCTATTCCGGCGGCTACCAGCTCGGCGTCGGCCAGTACGCACTGGGCGACAAGCGCCAGCTGGTGATGGCCGACGAGCACCTGTTCGCGTCGGTGCTGGTCGACCGCCTGGAATGGGCCCACGCCAACGGCCACAATGCCGCCGCCTACGAGGCGCAGGCGTGGTTCGGCAACAGCTTCGACAAGCTGGTGATCAAGGCCGAGGGCGAGGCCTCGAAGGGCAAGCTGCACGAAGCCCGCACCGAGCTGCTGTGGGGCCACGCCGTGGCCAGCTACTGGGACACCCAGCTGGGCCTGCGCAACGACGCCGGCAGCGGGCGCCCGGCGCGCAACTGGCTGGCGTTCGGCGTGCAGGGGCTGGCGCCGTACTGGTTCGAGGTCGACGCCACCGCCTATGTCGGCACCAGCGGGCGCACCGCGCTACGGCTGTCGGCGGAGTATGAGCTGCTGCTGACGCAGCGGCTGATCCTGCAGCCGCGCATCGAGGCCAATCTCTATGGCAAGAACGATCCGGAAGTCGGCATCGGCAGCGGCTTGTCCAATGGCACCGTGGGGCTGCGGCTGCGCTATGAGTTCAGCCGGCAGTTCGCCCCGTATATCGGCGTGGAGCGCTACCAGACCTTCGGCAATACCGCGGACATGATCCGCACCGCCGGCGGCAAGTCGGGCGAGACGCGCTTCGTCGCCGGCGTCCGCGTGTGGTTTTGA
- a CDS encoding copper resistance system multicopper oxidase: MRRHPSPGRPALPLLLPDPLSGLPDLRRRRFVQGLAAGGVVAGLAGLGGFGGSAWAQHAGHGGSGARDGQPAPAGSGAGPVLRGTEFDLVIGESLVNYTGKPTIATTINGMLPGPTLRWREGDTVTIRVTNRLREATSIHWHGIILPYQMDGVPGISFPGIAPGETFTYRFKVTQTGSYWYHSHSGFQEMTGVYGGIVIDPAAGHERAHADRDHTVLLSDWTDEDPMRVLNKLKIQSDYYNYNQPTVVDFFRDVSRDGLKQALDKRRMWNQMRMSPTDLADLSSATLTHLANGVTPAGNWTGLFRRGETVRLRFINGSGNTFYDVRIPGLKLRVVQVDGQDIEPVSVDEFRFGPGETCDAIVTPQDDAYTLFAQSMDRTGYARGTLAVREGLSAPVPALDRAEWLTMTDMMGAMTGHGGHGGHGAHGGHGGHGAHAGHGAMPMAGMDHAGMDQSQHAMAPADALRVPSKTARHARTEYGASTDMRVDMARTNLDDPGIGLRNNGRRVLTLADQHTIGGAMDARGPGREVELHLTGNMERYTWSFDGVEFGKSTPIYFKHGERLRVILHNDTMMTHPMHLHGMWSELEAPDGSFQARRHTIPVQPAQRISFLVTADALGRWAWHCHLMLHMDAGMFREVVVA; this comes from the coding sequence ATGCGACGCCATCCAAGCCCCGGCCGCCCAGCGCTGCCTCTTTTGCTGCCTGATCCGCTCTCCGGATTGCCCGACCTGCGGCGCCGCCGCTTCGTGCAGGGGCTGGCCGCCGGCGGCGTGGTCGCGGGGCTGGCCGGCCTGGGCGGGTTTGGCGGCAGCGCCTGGGCGCAGCATGCCGGGCACGGCGGCAGCGGCGCGCGCGACGGGCAGCCCGCGCCCGCGGGCAGCGGTGCCGGCCCGGTGCTGCGCGGCACCGAGTTCGACCTGGTGATCGGCGAATCGCTGGTCAACTACACCGGCAAGCCGACCATCGCCACCACCATCAACGGCATGCTGCCAGGCCCGACGCTGCGCTGGCGCGAGGGCGACACCGTCACCATCCGCGTGACCAACCGCCTGCGCGAGGCCACCTCGATCCACTGGCACGGCATCATCCTGCCTTACCAGATGGACGGCGTGCCCGGCATCAGCTTCCCGGGCATCGCGCCGGGCGAGACCTTCACCTACCGCTTCAAGGTTACGCAGACCGGCAGCTACTGGTATCACTCGCACTCTGGCTTCCAGGAGATGACCGGCGTGTACGGCGGCATCGTCATCGACCCGGCCGCCGGGCACGAGCGCGCGCACGCCGACCGCGACCATACCGTGCTGCTGTCGGACTGGACCGACGAAGACCCGATGCGGGTGCTGAACAAGCTCAAGATCCAGAGCGATTACTACAACTACAACCAGCCCACGGTGGTCGACTTCTTCCGCGACGTGTCGCGCGACGGCCTGAAGCAGGCGCTGGACAAGCGCCGCATGTGGAACCAGATGCGGATGAGCCCGACCGACCTGGCGGACCTGTCCAGCGCCACCCTGACTCATCTGGCCAACGGCGTCACGCCGGCGGGCAACTGGACCGGCCTGTTCCGCCGCGGCGAGACCGTGCGCCTGCGCTTTATCAACGGCTCGGGCAACACCTTCTACGACGTGCGCATCCCCGGGCTCAAGCTGCGCGTGGTGCAGGTCGACGGCCAGGACATCGAGCCCGTCAGCGTCGACGAATTCCGCTTCGGCCCCGGCGAGACCTGCGACGCCATCGTGACGCCGCAGGACGACGCCTACACCCTGTTCGCGCAGTCGATGGACCGCACCGGCTATGCGCGCGGCACGCTGGCGGTGCGCGAGGGCCTGTCCGCGCCGGTGCCGGCGCTGGACCGGGCCGAATGGCTGACCATGACCGACATGATGGGCGCGATGACCGGCCATGGTGGCCACGGCGGACATGGCGCCCACGGAGGGCACGGCGGCCACGGTGCCCACGCCGGCCACGGCGCGATGCCGATGGCGGGCATGGACCACGCCGGCATGGACCAAAGCCAGCACGCGATGGCGCCCGCCGATGCGCTGCGGGTGCCCAGCAAGACCGCACGCCATGCCCGCACCGAATACGGCGCCAGCACCGACATGCGTGTCGACATGGCCCGCACCAACCTCGACGACCCCGGCATCGGCCTGCGCAACAACGGCCGGCGCGTGCTGACGCTGGCCGACCAGCACACCATCGGCGGAGCCATGGATGCGCGCGGGCCCGGGCGCGAGGTCGAGCTGCACCTGACCGGCAATATGGAGCGCTATACGTGGTCGTTCGACGGGGTCGAGTTCGGCAAGTCCACGCCGATCTACTTCAAGCATGGCGAACGGCTGCGCGTGATCCTGCACAACGACACCATGATGACCCACCCGATGCACCTGCACGGCATGTGGAGCGAGCTGGAGGCACCCGACGGCAGCTTCCAGGCGCGGCGCCACACCATCCCGGTGCAGCCGGCGCAGCGCATCAGCTTCCTGGTCACGGCCGATGCCCTGGGGCGCTGGGCCTGGCATTGCCACCTGATGCTGCATATGGATGCGGGCATGTTCCGCGAAGTGGTGGTGGCGTGA
- a CDS encoding heavy metal response regulator transcription factor, translating to MKLLVVEDESKTGEYLRQGLTEAGFVVDLVRNGLDGQHMAMTEPYDLIVLDVMLPDVDGWRIVQALRAGQNPVPVLFLTARDSVADRVKGLELGADDYLVKPFAFSELLARVRTLLRRGTAQMTLDRIQVADLVLDLTRRRATRAGRRITLTSKEFALLELLARRRGEVLPRSLIASQVWDMNFDSDSNVIDVAIRRLRAKIDDGFDARLIQTVRGMGYVLEAPEAADEADTPPANDGQPA from the coding sequence ATGAAACTGCTTGTGGTGGAGGACGAATCCAAGACCGGCGAATACCTGCGCCAGGGGCTGACCGAGGCGGGCTTCGTCGTCGACCTGGTGCGCAACGGGCTGGACGGCCAGCACATGGCCATGACCGAGCCCTACGACCTGATCGTCCTCGACGTGATGCTGCCGGACGTGGACGGCTGGCGCATCGTGCAGGCGCTGCGCGCGGGGCAGAACCCGGTGCCGGTGCTGTTCCTGACCGCGCGCGACAGCGTGGCCGACCGTGTCAAGGGGCTGGAGCTGGGCGCGGACGACTACCTGGTCAAGCCGTTCGCCTTCTCCGAACTGCTGGCGCGCGTGCGCACGCTGCTGCGCCGCGGCACCGCGCAGATGACGCTGGACCGCATCCAGGTGGCCGACCTGGTGCTGGACCTAACCCGCCGCCGCGCCACGCGCGCCGGGCGCCGCATCACGCTGACCAGCAAGGAGTTCGCGCTGCTGGAACTGCTGGCGCGCCGCCGCGGCGAGGTGCTGCCGCGCTCGCTGATCGCCTCGCAGGTGTGGGACATGAACTTCGACAGCGACAGCAATGTCATCGACGTCGCCATCCGGCGCCTGCGTGCCAAGATCGACGACGGCTTCGACGCGCGCCTGATCCAGACCGTGCGCGGCATGGGCTATGTGCTGGAAGCGCCCGAAGCCGCCGACGAGGCAGACACGCCGCCGGCAAACGACGGGCAGCCCGCATGA
- a CDS encoding heavy metal sensor histidine kinase, with protein MKPRLSLTARLTILFSLSSAAVLLGLGVLIWLAIDDHFADEDYAVLADNVRLIEKIAADGPAASLPQRLGPALEHHAGFVAEVRGADGKRLYATKDFDFRPALAAAAQARAGRDAFAWEQQGQTYRGLRAQLALAHAGVQSDGRAGGLQVLVGMDTALHDHFMHAFRNTLAFYGALAALASGLLGWWAARRGLSPLRTMASRARAVTAHKLDERMPVETVPVEMADLAANLNAMLERLQRDFARLSEFSSDLAHELRTPITNLMTQTQVVLSQPRDAARYRDVLASNVEELQRLSRMVSDMLYLAKTEHGITLPSAEPIEVAEEVEALFDFYDALAEDKGVRLTLRGRGRITGDRLMLRRALSNLLSNALRHTPAGKGIVVEITPGADAVQVVVENEGETIRPELLPALFDRFFRADKSRARPESDGAGLGLGLAITQAIVAAHGGAIGVSSEAGRTRFVLTFPA; from the coding sequence ATGAAGCCCCGGCTGTCGCTGACGGCACGGCTCACCATCCTGTTCTCGCTGTCGTCGGCGGCGGTGCTGCTGGGGCTGGGCGTGCTGATCTGGCTGGCGATCGACGATCATTTCGCCGACGAGGACTACGCGGTGCTGGCCGACAACGTGCGGCTGATCGAGAAGATCGCCGCCGACGGCCCGGCGGCGTCGCTGCCGCAACGGCTGGGGCCGGCGCTGGAGCACCATGCCGGCTTCGTCGCCGAAGTGCGTGGCGCCGATGGCAAGCGCCTGTACGCGACGAAGGATTTCGATTTCCGCCCGGCGCTGGCCGCCGCCGCGCAGGCGCGGGCAGGACGCGACGCCTTTGCCTGGGAGCAGCAGGGCCAGACCTATCGCGGCCTGCGCGCGCAGCTGGCGCTGGCGCATGCCGGCGTACAGTCGGACGGCCGGGCGGGCGGGCTGCAGGTGCTGGTCGGCATGGACACGGCGTTGCATGACCACTTCATGCACGCGTTCCGCAACACGCTGGCCTTCTACGGCGCGCTGGCGGCGCTGGCGAGCGGGCTGCTGGGCTGGTGGGCGGCGCGGCGCGGGCTGTCGCCGCTGCGCACCATGGCCTCGCGCGCGCGCGCCGTCACTGCGCACAAGCTGGACGAGCGCATGCCGGTCGAGACCGTGCCGGTGGAAATGGCGGATCTCGCCGCCAACCTCAACGCGATGCTGGAGCGCCTGCAGCGCGACTTCGCCCGGCTGTCGGAATTCTCGTCGGACCTCGCGCACGAGCTGCGCACGCCGATCACCAACCTGATGACGCAGACCCAGGTGGTGCTGTCGCAGCCGCGCGATGCGGCGCGCTACCGCGACGTGCTGGCATCTAACGTGGAAGAGCTGCAGCGGCTGTCGCGCATGGTCTCGGACATGCTGTATCTCGCCAAGACCGAGCACGGCATCACGCTGCCCAGCGCGGAACCGATCGAGGTGGCGGAGGAAGTCGAGGCGCTGTTCGACTTCTACGATGCGCTCGCCGAGGACAAGGGCGTGCGGCTCACGCTGCGCGGCCGCGGCCGCATCACCGGCGACCGGCTGATGCTGCGCCGGGCGCTCAGCAACCTGTTGTCGAATGCGCTGCGGCATACGCCCGCGGGCAAGGGCATCGTCGTGGAAATCACGCCGGGTGCCGACGCGGTGCAGGTGGTGGTGGAGAACGAAGGCGAGACCATCCGGCCGGAATTGCTGCCCGCGCTGTTCGACCGCTTCTTCCGCGCCGACAAGTCGCGCGCGCGGCCCGAGTCCGATGGCGCCGGACTGGGGCTGGGGCTGGCGATCACGCAGGCCATCGTCGCCGCGCACGGTGGCGCAATTGGCGTGTCGTCGGAGGCGGGCAGGACGCGTTTTGTCCTGACCTTTCCTGCTTAG